In Rhodospirillales bacterium RIFCSPLOWO2_02_FULL_58_16, the genomic window TCACGACGCCACGCAAAGCTACAAGGACCTGAGGGGCATTATCCGCGACTTTGATCTGCACAGCCAGGAGCTTGATTTTGTGCCCAGCGCCCGCGAGATAGCGGCCCAATGGCTGTTCAATCGCTACAAGTGCATCCCCCGCAATACGGATTTTCTGATCTCGGCCCTTGGCGAGTATATGTATTGCTTCAATGATATCGCCCACAGCCGCCCGCTCGGCCACGTTGCCGATATGAGTCTGCGCGACGCCTTGAGGCTTCGTGAGAAAAGCTCCATCGACCATGATATTTGCGATGCCTGCTCGATCCGCAAACGCTACCGCCCGGCGGAACTGATAACCGCCGCCCTCGGCTACCTCAAGATGCGAATGACCTAAGCCCCGGCGGCTTTCTTTGACGGCAAGGTCATTTCGGCTTATGGTGTCAACCATGGCTGTAGAAACCATGAATCGATCACGGGTATTGGAACTGCTGGCGAGGCACAAGGGCGAGTTGGCTCGACAGTTTGGCGTCACCCGTCTGGCCTTGTTCGGATCGCTGGCGCGGGATGCCGGACGCGACGACAGCGACATGGATATCTTGGTGGACTTCGACGGACCGGCCACGTCAGTCCGCTATTTCGGTGTGCAATTCTATCTGGAAGATATTTTTGGTCGCCCGGTGGACTTGGTGACGGAAAAGGCCCTGCGCCCGGAATTGCGCCCCCGTATTGAGCGGGAAGCCATTCATGTCTGATTCAAAGCCGAAAACGCCGGAACGAGAATGGCGATTCTTCCTGGACGACATGATTACTTGCGCCGAGAAGGTTATTGCCTACACCAGGAAACTGGATCAAGCCGGGTTCGAGGCCGATTGCAAATCTTACGACGCCACCATCCGCAACCTGGAACTGATCGGCGAAGCCGCCACTCACATCCCCCAGTCCGTGCGTGACGCCGCCACCTCAATTCCCTGGCGACAGATCATCGCTACCCGCAACCGGCTGATTCACGGCTATCTCGGCATTGAC contains:
- a CDS encoding nucleotidyltransferase, with the protein product MSDSKPKTPEREWRFFLDDMITCAEKVIAYTRKLDQAGFEADCKSYDATIRNLELIGEAATHIPQSVRDAATSIPWRQIIATRNRLIHGYLGIDNDTLWSIVQDDIPGLLSHLRELKKLAP
- a CDS encoding DNA polymerase subunit beta codes for the protein MNRSRVLELLARHKGELARQFGVTRLALFGSLARDAGRDDSDMDILVDFDGPATSVRYFGVQFYLEDIFGRPVDLVTEKALRPELRPRIEREAIHV